The following proteins are encoded in a genomic region of Methylobacterium tardum:
- a CDS encoding TIGR02302 family protein, whose product MIDRDGFGSKTGRNGPEPGRTTANARLDRLVAQARAAAVWEQAWPVLWRGLGVGLLFLILSWSGLWLDVTPLWRQIGLGILAVLLVVALLPLAHLGRPGRRAALARLDREAAARDPALRHGPASAAQDTLAVGAADAGSQALWALHQRRAAQAVAALRVGLPRPGMTRRDPFALRAGLTVAAIASLFAAGPEWRERIGAAFDWHEPAGPGPSFRVDGWIDPPIYTRLPPLLIAMDGTDQHLRAPVNAQLIVRIAGQGKAAADTTLTPNSGLVPVPGQEARPDLREERYRIVGGAELVIATPAGRQRLTVDAIPDRPPEVTAIGGPEVNGRGTFNLTYKAKDDYGISSAEAVIAPLKTGRALVPLPHIGLALPADASGDSETKTLADLTDSPWSGARVRYHIVVKDEAGQEGTTPDTEITLPARPFRDPLARALAEERRRLITAPDTDRRWVQGALDALLVAPDTFTPQPAIFLGLRTATERLRRARSDADLVDVADLLWEMALKIEDGDLSDAEKQLRQAQDRLKEAIERNAPDDEIKRLTQDLKQALDKFLSEMAQKQGRENRDQSDRGQSNPQSKTVTPQDLDKMIQDMAEAMKRGDTAEAQRLMEQLRNILENLQTAERGSRSDQASREMQKQMRDLDDMAKEQQGLRDETFKDGQQPRSGQRQQDRGQQQGQRGQQGSQGQQGQRQQGQQGQQGQSQQGQQGQGQQGNVGERQQALRQRLEELEKRMKENGMRGEQGLSDAEDAMREAENALKQGDSGEAVDAQGRALDGLKRGAEGMAQQMQEMAEGQGEGQQDGGQQPGQQGQAGARDDDPLGRPTRGRDMSDGRVRVPTADESAVQRARRIMEELRRKLGDPTRPREELDYFERLLRRN is encoded by the coding sequence GTGATCGACAGGGACGGCTTCGGCAGCAAGACCGGCAGGAATGGACCCGAGCCGGGTCGCACGACCGCGAATGCGCGGCTCGACAGGCTCGTCGCGCAGGCACGGGCGGCCGCCGTGTGGGAGCAGGCTTGGCCGGTGCTCTGGCGCGGGCTGGGCGTCGGGCTCCTCTTCCTGATCCTGTCGTGGTCGGGCCTGTGGCTCGACGTGACGCCGCTCTGGCGCCAGATCGGCCTCGGGATCCTGGCCGTGCTGTTGGTCGTCGCGCTCCTGCCCCTCGCCCATCTGGGCCGGCCGGGCCGGCGCGCGGCCCTCGCCCGCCTGGACCGCGAAGCGGCCGCCCGCGATCCGGCCCTGCGGCACGGCCCGGCTTCGGCGGCCCAGGACACCCTGGCGGTGGGCGCCGCGGATGCGGGCAGTCAGGCCCTCTGGGCCCTGCACCAGCGCCGCGCCGCGCAGGCCGTGGCGGCCCTGCGCGTCGGCCTGCCGCGCCCCGGCATGACCCGGCGCGATCCCTTCGCGCTCCGGGCCGGCCTGACGGTTGCGGCCATCGCCAGCCTGTTCGCCGCCGGGCCCGAGTGGCGCGAGCGCATCGGGGCCGCCTTCGACTGGCACGAACCGGCCGGACCGGGACCGAGCTTCCGCGTCGATGGCTGGATCGATCCGCCGATCTACACCCGCCTGCCGCCGCTCCTGATCGCCATGGACGGCACGGACCAGCACCTGCGGGCGCCGGTCAACGCGCAGCTGATCGTGCGGATTGCCGGCCAAGGCAAGGCGGCCGCGGACACGACGCTGACGCCCAATTCGGGCCTCGTCCCCGTACCGGGCCAGGAGGCGCGCCCCGACCTGCGGGAGGAGCGCTACCGCATCGTCGGCGGCGCGGAGCTGGTGATCGCCACGCCGGCCGGCCGCCAGCGCCTGACCGTGGACGCGATCCCCGACCGGCCGCCGGAGGTGACCGCGATCGGCGGCCCCGAGGTCAACGGGCGCGGTACCTTCAACCTCACCTACAAGGCCAAGGACGATTACGGGATCAGCTCCGCCGAGGCGGTGATTGCGCCGCTGAAAACCGGCCGGGCGCTGGTCCCGCTGCCGCATATCGGTCTCGCCCTGCCGGCCGACGCCAGCGGCGATTCCGAGACCAAGACCCTCGCCGACCTGACCGACAGCCCGTGGTCGGGAGCCCGGGTGCGCTATCACATCGTGGTGAAGGATGAGGCGGGCCAGGAAGGCACGACGCCCGACACCGAGATCACCCTGCCGGCGCGGCCGTTCCGCGACCCGCTCGCCCGGGCACTGGCCGAGGAGCGGCGTCGCCTGATCACGGCCCCGGATACGGACCGCCGCTGGGTACAGGGCGCCCTGGACGCTCTCCTCGTCGCCCCCGACACGTTCACGCCGCAGCCCGCGATCTTCCTCGGCCTGCGAACGGCCACCGAGCGCCTGCGCCGGGCGCGCTCGGATGCCGATCTGGTCGATGTCGCCGACCTGCTCTGGGAGATGGCGCTCAAGATCGAGGACGGCGACCTGTCCGACGCCGAGAAGCAGCTGCGGCAGGCCCAGGACCGCCTCAAGGAGGCGATCGAGCGCAATGCGCCCGACGACGAGATCAAGCGCCTGACCCAGGACCTGAAGCAGGCGCTCGACAAGTTCCTGTCCGAGATGGCTCAGAAGCAGGGCCGCGAGAACCGTGACCAGAGCGACCGGGGGCAGAGCAATCCGCAATCCAAGACCGTCACGCCCCAGGATCTCGACAAGATGATCCAGGACATGGCCGAGGCCATGAAGCGCGGGGACACCGCCGAGGCCCAGCGGCTCATGGAGCAGCTGCGCAACATCCTGGAGAACCTCCAGACCGCCGAGCGCGGCAGCCGCTCGGATCAGGCCTCGCGCGAGATGCAGAAGCAGATGCGCGACCTCGACGACATGGCCAAGGAGCAGCAGGGCCTGCGCGACGAGACCTTCAAGGATGGTCAGCAGCCGCGCAGCGGCCAGCGGCAGCAGGATCGCGGGCAGCAGCAGGGCCAGCGCGGGCAACAGGGCAGCCAGGGTCAGCAAGGCCAGCGGCAGCAGGGACAACAAGGCCAGCAGGGGCAGAGCCAGCAAGGACAGCAGGGACAGGGCCAGCAGGGCAATGTCGGCGAGCGTCAGCAGGCCCTCCGCCAGCGCCTCGAGGAGCTGGAGAAGCGCATGAAGGAGAACGGCATGCGCGGCGAGCAGGGGCTCTCCGATGCCGAGGATGCCATGCGCGAGGCCGAGAACGCCCTGAAGCAGGGTGATTCCGGCGAGGCGGTCGATGCCCAGGGCCGCGCCCTCGACGGCCTGAAGCGCGGTGCCGAGGGCATGGCGCAACAGATGCAGGAGATGGCCGAGGGCCAGGGCGAGGGTCAGCAGGACGGCGGCCAGCAGCCCGGGCAGCAGGGTCAGGCCGGCGCCCGCGACGACGATCCGCTCGGCCGCCCCACCCGCGGACGCGACATGAGCGACGGCCGGGTGCGCGTGCCGACAGCCGATGAATCGGCCGTCCAGCGGGCGCGACGCATCATGGAAGAGCTGCGGCGCAAGCTCGGCGACCCGACCCGGCCGCGCGAAGAACTCGACTATTTCGAGCGCCTGCTCCGCCGCAACTGA
- a CDS encoding twin transmembrane helix small protein: MSSNTLVLLACLAVAVVLFLGLANMMRGGSANVSQKLMRLRVLLQFVAILVIMGVVWWRSA; this comes from the coding sequence ATGTCGTCGAACACCCTCGTCCTTCTCGCGTGCCTTGCCGTTGCGGTGGTGCTGTTCCTCGGCCTCGCCAACATGATGCGGGGCGGCAGCGCCAATGTCTCGCAGAAGCTGATGCGCCTGCGCGTGCTGCTGCAGTTCGTGGCCATCCTGGTCATCATGGGCGTTGTCTGGTGGCGCTCGGCCTGA
- a CDS encoding acyloxyacyl hydrolase, producing the protein MTAPSRLCLIGLMTGAAILPVSAADLPPALPAAYAAPAQPLSIVSEVRIGGSVQDPGSAEGKLPGFSKANVNGEILFAKPQISADPFWQAFVPRPTVGGSYNTGGRTSYAYLGATWTLEIFPETFNRRIFLDGFFGGVAHNGYTGPKAQTPYGFNTLGCSPMFREAAALGYRLTEHWSIMATVEHMSNAGLCANNRGLTNFGGKIGYTF; encoded by the coding sequence ATGACCGCCCCTTCCCGTCTCTGTTTGATCGGCCTCATGACCGGCGCGGCGATCCTGCCCGTCTCGGCCGCCGACCTGCCACCGGCGCTGCCGGCGGCCTACGCGGCGCCGGCCCAGCCGCTGAGCATCGTATCAGAGGTCCGGATCGGCGGCTCGGTGCAGGATCCGGGCAGCGCCGAGGGCAAGCTCCCGGGATTCAGCAAGGCGAACGTCAACGGCGAGATCCTGTTCGCCAAGCCGCAGATCAGCGCCGATCCGTTCTGGCAGGCCTTCGTGCCGCGGCCGACGGTGGGCGGCAGCTACAACACCGGCGGACGGACCAGCTACGCCTATCTCGGCGCCACCTGGACGCTCGAGATCTTCCCCGAGACGTTCAACCGCCGCATCTTCCTCGACGGCTTCTTCGGCGGCGTCGCCCATAACGGCTACACCGGTCCGAAGGCGCAGACGCCCTACGGCTTCAACACGCTTGGCTGCTCGCCCATGTTCCGGGAGGCCGCGGCTCTGGGCTATCGCCTGACCGAGCACTGGAGCATCATGGCCACCGTCGAGCACATGTCGAACGCCGGCCTCTGCGCGAACAACCGCGGGCTGACCAATTTCGGCGGCAAGATCGGCTACACGTTCTGA
- a CDS encoding cob(I)yrinic acid a,c-diamide adenosyltransferase, with the protein MVKLNRIYTRTGDKGTTALADGQRRSKADLRIETYGTVDETNACIGMARLHSQGSLDAMLGAIQNDLFDLGADLATPPTPEPLPYEPLRIVASEVERLERDIDALNAAIPPLKSFVLPGGTPAAAALHLARTVCRRAERLAVSLAAREDETVSPEALRYLNRLSDFLFVASRAANSDGADDVLWVPGANR; encoded by the coding sequence TTGGTCAAGCTCAACCGCATCTACACGCGTACCGGCGACAAGGGCACCACGGCCCTGGCGGATGGGCAGCGCCGCTCGAAGGCGGACCTGCGGATCGAGACTTACGGCACGGTCGACGAGACCAACGCCTGCATCGGGATGGCGCGCCTGCACAGCCAGGGGTCCCTCGATGCCATGCTGGGGGCGATCCAGAACGACCTGTTCGACCTCGGCGCCGACCTCGCGACGCCGCCGACCCCGGAGCCCCTCCCCTACGAGCCGCTGCGGATCGTCGCGAGCGAGGTCGAGCGCCTGGAGCGCGACATCGACGCGCTCAACGCGGCGATCCCGCCGCTGAAATCCTTCGTCCTGCCGGGCGGCACGCCGGCCGCCGCCGCGCTGCACCTCGCCCGCACCGTGTGCCGGCGCGCCGAGCGCCTCGCCGTGAGCCTCGCGGCCCGCGAGGACGAGACCGTCTCGCCCGAGGCTTTGCGCTACCTGAACCGGCTCTCGGACTTCCTGTTTGTGGCGAGCCGCGCGGCCAATTCGGACGGCGCGGACGACGTCCTGTGGGTGCCCGGCGCCAACCGCTGA
- a CDS encoding electron transfer flavoprotein subunit beta/FixA family protein, with protein sequence MKVLVPVKRVVDYNVKIRVKADGSGVELANVKMSMNPFDEIAVEEAIRLKEKGKVTEIVAVSIGPQQAQETLRTALAMGADRAILVKTDVNCEPLAVAKLLKAVVEKESPELVILGKQAIDDDSNQTGQMLGALLGWPQGTFAYKIEAGDGSLDVTREVDGGLQTVSLKLPAIVTTDLRLNEPRYASLPNIMKAKKKPLEELAPDALGVDVTPKLKVLKTAEPPGRSAGVKVGSAAELVQKLKVEAGVI encoded by the coding sequence ATGAAGGTGCTGGTGCCCGTCAAGCGGGTGGTGGACTACAACGTCAAGATCCGCGTGAAAGCCGACGGCTCCGGGGTCGAACTCGCCAACGTCAAGATGTCGATGAACCCCTTCGACGAGATCGCCGTCGAGGAGGCGATCCGCCTGAAGGAGAAGGGCAAGGTCACCGAGATCGTGGCCGTCTCGATCGGTCCGCAGCAGGCCCAGGAGACGCTCCGCACCGCGCTGGCCATGGGCGCCGACCGCGCCATCCTGGTGAAGACCGACGTCAACTGCGAGCCGCTCGCGGTCGCCAAGCTCCTGAAGGCCGTGGTCGAGAAGGAGAGCCCGGAACTGGTGATCCTGGGCAAGCAGGCGATCGACGACGACTCGAACCAGACCGGCCAGATGCTCGGCGCGCTGCTCGGCTGGCCGCAGGGCACCTTCGCCTACAAGATCGAGGCCGGCGACGGCAGCCTGGACGTGACCCGCGAGGTCGATGGCGGCCTGCAGACGGTGAGCCTGAAGCTGCCGGCGATCGTCACCACGGACCTGCGGCTCAACGAGCCGCGCTACGCGTCGCTGCCGAACATCATGAAGGCCAAGAAGAAGCCCCTCGAGGAGCTGGCGCCCGACGCGCTGGGCGTCGACGTGACCCCGAAGCTCAAGGTGCTGAAGACCGCCGAACCGCCGGGCCGCTCCGCGGGCGTCAAGGTCGGCTCGGCGGCCGAGCTCGTTCAGAAGCTCAAGGTCGAAGCCGGCGTCATCTGA
- a CDS encoding electron transfer flavoprotein subunit alpha/FixB family protein produces MTTLLFVEHGNGQIKDGTLKALTAAKQIGAPIHALVLGSGAKAVAEAAAKLDGVEKVLVAEDGAYDHDLAEPVGALIASIAGPYDVIIASASTTGKNVLPRVAALLDVAQVSDIIKVVSPDTFERPIYAGNAIQTVQTPGGKTVITVRTAAFKAAEEGGAAASIEAVSAAAPEAGGSTFKGEEIAKSDRPELASARIIVSGGRSLGSSEKFHELIEPLADTLGAAVGASRAAVDAGYAPNDWQVGQTGKVVAPDLYVAVGISGAIQHLAGMKDSKVIVAINKDEDAPIFQVADYGLVGDLFQVVPELQSEIGKAKGQ; encoded by the coding sequence ATGACGACACTCCTCTTCGTCGAGCACGGCAACGGACAGATCAAGGACGGCACGCTCAAGGCCCTCACCGCCGCCAAGCAGATCGGCGCACCGATCCACGCCCTCGTGCTCGGCAGCGGCGCCAAGGCCGTGGCCGAGGCGGCGGCCAAGCTCGACGGCGTCGAGAAGGTGCTGGTCGCCGAGGATGGCGCCTACGACCACGACCTCGCCGAGCCCGTCGGGGCGCTGATCGCGTCGATCGCCGGCCCCTATGACGTCATCATCGCGTCGGCCTCCACGACCGGCAAGAACGTGCTGCCGCGCGTGGCCGCCCTGCTCGACGTCGCGCAGGTCTCCGACATCATCAAGGTGGTCTCGCCCGACACGTTCGAGCGTCCGATCTACGCCGGCAACGCCATCCAGACCGTGCAGACGCCCGGCGGCAAGACCGTGATCACCGTGCGCACGGCGGCGTTCAAGGCCGCGGAAGAGGGCGGCGCCGCCGCTTCCATCGAGGCCGTCTCGGCGGCCGCGCCCGAGGCCGGCGGCTCGACCTTCAAGGGCGAGGAGATCGCCAAGTCGGACCGTCCGGAGCTGGCCTCGGCGCGGATCATCGTGTCGGGCGGACGCTCGCTCGGTTCGTCGGAGAAGTTCCACGAGCTGATCGAGCCGCTGGCGGACACGCTCGGGGCGGCAGTGGGCGCCTCGCGCGCCGCGGTCGACGCGGGCTACGCGCCGAACGACTGGCAGGTGGGCCAGACCGGCAAGGTGGTGGCGCCGGACCTCTACGTGGCGGTCGGCATCTCCGGGGCGATCCAGCATCTCGCCGGGATGAAGGATTCCAAGGTCATCGTCGCGATCAACAAGGACGAGGACGCGCCGATCTTTCAGGTGGCGGATTACGGCCTCGTCGGCGACCTTTTCCAGGTTGTTCCGGAGCTGCAATCCGAGATCGGCAAGGCCAAGGGCCAGTAG